A genomic window from Klebsiella quasipneumoniae subsp. quasipneumoniae includes:
- the ubiF gene encoding 3-demethoxyubiquinol 3-hydroxylase: MTIHATDVAIVGGGMVGGALALGLAQQGFTVTVLEKTAPPAFDPASAPDVRISAISAASVGLLKSLGVWDAVRAMRVHAYRRLETWEWESAHVAFDAAELKLPELGYMVENKVLQWGLWQALTAHEGVTLRVGGELEAMQRGEAETALRLRDGETIHARLVIGADGASSQVREMAGIGVHAWQYQQSCMLISVQCADDPGDSTWQQFTPSGPRAFLPLFDNWASLVWYDAPARIRQLQGMSMPQLQQEIARHFPARLGRVTPQAAGAFPLTRRHALQYVQPGLALVGDAAHTIHPLAGQGVNLGYRDVDALLEVLTQARGRGEEWASLPVLKRYQGRRRADNFIMQSGMDLFYAGFSNDLAPVRMLRNIGLMAAERAGALKRQALKYALGL, translated from the coding sequence ATGACAATTCACGCAACAGATGTCGCCATCGTGGGCGGCGGCATGGTCGGCGGCGCCCTGGCGTTGGGGCTGGCGCAACAGGGATTTACCGTGACGGTGCTTGAGAAAACGGCGCCTCCGGCTTTCGATCCGGCATCCGCTCCGGATGTGCGGATCTCGGCGATCAGCGCGGCCTCGGTCGGCCTGCTGAAAAGCCTTGGCGTCTGGGATGCCGTGCGGGCGATGCGCGTCCACGCTTACCGTCGTCTGGAGACCTGGGAGTGGGAGAGCGCCCACGTCGCCTTTGACGCCGCCGAGCTTAAGCTGCCGGAGCTGGGCTATATGGTCGAGAACAAGGTCCTGCAGTGGGGCCTGTGGCAAGCGCTGACGGCGCACGAAGGGGTTACCCTGCGCGTTGGCGGCGAACTGGAGGCGATGCAGCGCGGCGAGGCGGAGACGGCGTTGCGTTTACGCGACGGGGAGACGATCCACGCCCGGCTGGTTATCGGCGCCGACGGCGCCAGCTCTCAGGTGCGGGAGATGGCCGGCATCGGCGTGCATGCCTGGCAATATCAGCAATCCTGTATGCTCATTAGCGTCCAATGCGCCGACGATCCCGGCGACAGCACCTGGCAGCAGTTTACCCCCAGCGGACCGCGCGCTTTCCTGCCGCTGTTCGACAACTGGGCCTCGCTGGTGTGGTATGACGCCCCGGCGCGGATCCGTCAGCTGCAGGGCATGTCCATGCCCCAGCTCCAGCAGGAGATCGCCCGCCATTTCCCGGCGCGTCTCGGGCGGGTGACGCCGCAGGCGGCCGGCGCCTTCCCGCTCACCCGGCGTCATGCGCTGCAGTATGTTCAGCCTGGTCTGGCGCTGGTGGGCGATGCGGCGCACACCATTCATCCGCTGGCGGGGCAGGGGGTTAACCTTGGCTACCGTGATGTGGATGCCCTGCTGGAGGTCCTGACGCAAGCGCGCGGCCGCGGCGAAGAGTGGGCCAGCCTGCCGGTGCTCAAGCGCTACCAGGGGCGGCGGCGGGCGGATAATTTTATTATGCAGTCGGGGATGGATCTGTTTTACGCCGGATTCAGCAATGACCTGGCGCCGGTGCGGATGCTGCGCAATATTGGCCTGATGGCGGCCGAACGCGCCGGGGCGCTGAAGCGTCAGGCGCTGAAGTATGCGTTAGGCTTGTAA